GTGTCGGTGGTGGTCGCGGTCGGCGACGCGACGGCGGACGCGCTGGTCGAGCGATTGTCGCCGCGTGTGCGGGCGCTGAAGATCGGGCCCGGCATGCAGGCGGGCGTCGAGATGGGGCCGCTGGTCACGGGGCAGCATCGCGAGCGCGTGCGCGGATATATCGATTTGGGCGTCGAGGAAGGCGCGCAGTTGGTCGTGGACGGCCGCGGCGTGCGCGTGCCGGGTCACGAGCGCGGATTTTTCATCGGCGGCACGTTGTTCGATCGAGTGCAGCCGTCGATGCGAATCTACCAGGAAGAAATTTTCGGGCCGGTGCTCGCGATCGTGCGAGTCCCCGATTTCGAGTCGGCGATCGATTTGGTCGATCGCCACGAATACGGCAACGGCGCGGCGATTTTCACGCGCGACGGCGGTGCGGCGCGCGAGTTCGCGGCGCGGGTGAAGATCGGGATGGTCGGAGTCAACGTGCCGATTCCGGTGCCGATAGCGTTTCACGCGTTCGGCGGATGGAAACGATCTCTGTTTGGCGATCGTAATGTTTACGGTACCGAAGGCGTGCAATTTTACACCCGGCTCAAGACGGTGACCTCGCGCTGGCCTGAGCCGCGGGCGGGCGAGGGCGCGCAATTCGATTTTCCGCGAGTTCGCAAATAGATGAGTTTGCGCTTCCAATGATGTTTGAACGTCGCGAGCGGCGTGTAATAATTGCGCTTCAATCTCGTCATCAGAGCGTAACGTGAGCGGTGCGAATCCGAATCGAGAACATAACGGCGGACGCCAAGGAATTGGAGTTTGCCGAATCCGAGCAGGAAATTAACCGGATCCTTGGGCAGGGACCGATCCGCGAGTACCAGGTCGAGGGACCGATCGCGGTGTCGGTGTCATTCTATCGCGCCGGCACGGAGTTGTTTTTCGAGGGCAGCCTGAAATCGAAGACCGGCGCGATCTGTGCGCGCTGCGCCGAGGAATTCGATTCCAGCACTGACCGGCCGTTTCGGTTCGTGCTGTCGCCCAAGTCGATCGGCTACGATTCGGACAATCTTCGCGCTGAGGATTTGGAGTTCTCGCTATACGAAGGCGAAGAAGTCGATCTGGGGCCGCTGATTCGCGAGCAGGTTCTGCTGGCGTTGCCGACGCGTCCGCTATGCCGCGAAGATTGCAGCGGGCTTTGTCCGCAATGCGGCGTAAATCTGAATCACGCCGAATGCGGCTGTCGCATCGAAAAGTTCGATCCTCGACTGGATGCGTTGCGGTCGCTTAAACTGCGGCGCTCCTGATAAGCTCTACCTCAAAGTTAGGAAGTAATTCGTCATGCAAGCACCCAAACGCCGTACCTCGCATCGAAAGAAGAACATGCGCCGCGCGCATGACGCGCTGACCGCAGTCAATCCCGGCACTTGCTCGTCGTGCGGGGAGCCCGTGATGCCGCATCGCGTCTGCCGCCATTGCGGTTCGTATCGCGGCCGCCAGTTGGCCGAAATCAAGGAATAGGCGCAGCGGAGCACGGTTGTGAAAATCGCGCTAGACGCGATGGGGGGTGATCTCGCCCCCAAGGCCACGGTGGAAGGCGCCGTGCTCGCCGCGCGCGACTTCGGGATCGAAGTTGTGCTGGTCGGCGATCGCGAGATCCTGGCCAAGGACCTCGCGGAGCACGACGCGTCGCGCCTGCCGATCCGGATCGAGCACGCGCCCGAAGTAATCCTGATGGACGATGCGCCGCTCGATGCGGTTCTGTCAAAGCAGCACTCTTCAATTCACGTCGGGCTCGAGCTCGTGAAACGGGGCGAGGCCGATGCGTTCGTCAGCGCCGGCAACTCAGGCGCCGTGATGACCGCCTCGATGATGATCCTGGGCAATCTGAATTTCGTCGATCGGCCCGCGATCGCGTCATTGGTGCCAACGCGCGAAGGCGAAGCGCTGCTGATCGACGCCGGCGCCAACACCGAGGTCAAGCCGATCAACCTGCTCCAGTTTGCCGTGATGGGCAGCGTGTACTGGCGTCACGTGCGCAACGTCTCGCGGCCGCGAGTCGGGATTTTGAGCAACGGCGAGGAGGCCTCGAAGGGAACCGAACTGACGCGTGCGGCGGCGGCGATGCTCGAGCAGGTGCCGACCTACGTCAATTACATCGGATACGTCGAGGGACGCGACATCAACGGCGCGAAGGCCGATATCATCGTGACGGACGGCTTCAACGGCAACGTCGCGCTCAAGACGATGGAAGGGTTCGCGTCGTTCATGCTGGGAAATCTGCGCGAACTGTTCGGCACGAATTGGCGCACGCGCCTTGCGTATTTGCTGGTGCGGAAAAATCTCACCGCGATGCGCGAGCGGCTCGATCCCAACGAATACGGCGGCGCGCCGCTGCTCGGAATCAGCGGAGTCTCGATAATTGCGCATGGATCGTCGAATCCGCGCGCGATACGAAGTGCGCTCAGGGCTGCGTCGAACGAGCATCTGGTGAATCACGTGAACGCCGAGATTCTGGAAATTCTCGGCAAGATTCAGCCCGCCGCGGGCACTGCGAAACCGCCGGCCGGGAAGGGCATCCGCGCGCTGTTCTCGAAGATGCGCGAACGGTTGCATCGCAAGGACCGCGAGGAAGGCGCGCGCAAGGACGAGTCGCATACTGGCGGCGAAGTTCCGCATGAGGCGCCGCTCGAGCGCGAAGAAATTCACGCCGAGGCCGACGCGTCGGGAATCGATGCGGGCAGGAAGGAATCGACCAAGACTGGATCGCTCAAGGCCGAATCGCACGCGGACGGCGCCGCGGTAATCACCCCGATTGACGCGTCTGCACCGGCGGTGACGAATGGCGCCACAGCGGGCGTCGAGAAAAATCATACGCCCGCCGATGCGCATCCGGCGGAATCGGGCGCAGATCGCGGCGTCGAGCATCCGAATCCGAAAGACCATCAATGATCGCGCGGTTGACGGAACTCGGCCGGATGACATGTTTTATTGCAATCGGACATTTCGCCGCACCGGCTGGGCTTGAGTCGGGGGATCTCAGATGAAGCTGGCGTTTCTATTCCCGGGGCAAGGTTCGCAGCGCGTGGGGATGGGTGCGGAACTCGCGAGCAACTTTGACGTCGCGCGGCGGACCTTCGCGGAGGCGGACGAGGCGCTCGGGTTTTCGATCTCCAAACTTTGCTTCGAGGGACCGGAGGAAGAACTTCGGCTCACCGCCAACACGCAACCGGCGATCGTGACGACGTCGATCGCGGCGCTGCGCGTCTATGAGAAGGAAATCGGTATCGCGCCGGAGATGGCGGCGGGCCACAGTCTCGGCGAATACAGCGCGCTGGTCGCGGCGGGTGCGATTAAATTTTCGGACGCGGTGCGCGCGGTGCGCGAGCGCGGACGCCTGATGCAGGAGGCGGTGCCGGCCGGCAACGGCGCGATGGCGGCGCTAATCGGCCTCGAGTTGCATCAGGTCGAGGAAATCTGCCGCGAGGTCAGCATCGCGGATCAGATCGCTGTGCCAGCCAATCTTAACGCACCGGGCCAGGTCGTGATCGCCGGACATGCGGGGCCGGTGCGAAAGGCGCTCGAAATCGCGAAAGAGCGCGGCGCCTCGATGTCGGTCGAATTGAAGGTCAGCGCACCGTTTCATTGCGCGCTGATGCAGCCGGCGCGCGACGGTATGGCGCCGGTGCTCAAAGCGATCAAGGTTGGCAACTTCAGATTCGGCGTGATCGCAAATGTAACCGCGGAGATGAATCGCGATCCGGCGCGGGTGGTGCCGCTGTTGCTCGAGCAGATTGCCGCGCCCGTCAGATGGGAGGAATCGATGGGTATAATCGCGCAGAGCGCGATGACCGACGCGATCGAGTTCGGCTGCGGGCGGGTCCTGATGGGCCTGATGCGCCGGATGTATCGGACGATTCGGGTGCGCCCGCTCGAGGATCTCGCATCGTTGAAGACGGCCGCTGATAGCGTCGCCGGCGGAAAGGGCTGAGCCTCGCTTGCCAGTGCGCCTTTAACTGCTTAAGCTCGACTGATAATTTAACGCCCGAGAATCCCCTTCCCGTATTGTCGCGAAATGTGCATTCGCGGAGTATTCGCGGTGCGGGAACTATAATGTAGATTGATCGCGGCTCAACACTGCCGCGCTGCCCCAGGAGGAACGAGAGCAGGATGGCGCAAGACATCGCAACCAAGGTTCGCGAGAAAATCAGCGAGCAGCTCGGAGTAGCCGCCGACGAAGTTACCCCGGAGGCCTCCTTTATCGAAGACCTCGGCGCGGATTCGCTCGATATCGTCGAGCTGGTAATGGCGCTCGAAGAGGAATTCAACATCGAGATTTCCGACGAAGACGCCGAAAAAATCCGCACCGTGAAGGACGTCGTCTCCTATATCGAGGCTCACAAGAGCTGAAGCCGTTCGCCTCAATACTCGTTCGCGACAAATTATTTCGACGGCGGTTGCAGGCCGCCGTTTCCGCATCGCCCGACGCCGCGCTTGATTGCGCGCCGGCGCGTCTGCGCGATCGGAACTGCGCGGCGGAGAGCTAGCGCTCATGCGATGCCCATTTTGCCGTAATCGCGGAAATCGCGTGGTCGATTCGAGGATGTCGAGCGACGGCGTGATGATTCGGCGCCGGCGGATGTGCACCTCGTGCAAGCGCCGCTTCACGACCTACGAACGGGTCGAGGAAGCGACGCCGATGGTGGTCAAGAAAGACGGGCGGCGCGAGCCATTCGAGCGATCGAAAATAATCGCGGGGCTCAAGCGCGCCTGCGAGAAGCGCCCGGTCTCGATGGAAATGATCGATTCAATTGCGAGCACGATCGAAAGCTCGATGGCGGAGCAGGGCGATCGCGAGGTCCAAAGCAGTGCGATCGGATTGGCAGTGATGAACGAGTTGCACAAAATCGATCAGGTCGCGTACGTCCGCTTCGCGTCAGTGTATCGCTCGTTCAAGGATATCGACGAGTTCATGCACGAGCTTGAAGACCTGATCAAAGAGCGCAAACAACCGGCGCATCCGCGCGCCGCCGACAAGAAAGGCGACCCACAATCCTGACCGTGAAAACGCGCGGCGCGGACGAGACCGATCGGCGCTTCATGCGCGAGGCGCTCGCGCAGGCGGAAAGCATGCTGGGCATGACCTCGCCGAATCCCACCGTCGGATGCGTGCTCGTGCGCGCCGGCAAGGTGGTCGGGCGCGGCGTGACCTCGGCGGGCGGGCGGCCGCATGGCGAGACGAATGCGCTCGCGCAAGCGGGTTCGCGCGCGCGCGGCGCGACTGCGTATGTATCGCTCGAGCCGTGCGCGCATCACGGTCAGACTCCGCCGTGCGCGGATGCGATCGTCGAGGCGGGCATCGCGCGGGTGGTGATCGGATGCGGCGATCCTGATCCGCGCGTGCACGGACGCGGGATCGCGATTCTGAAACGCGCAGGGATCCGCGTCACGAGCGACGTTCTGCGCGATGAAGCGGCGCGCATCAACGAAGGATTTTTTGCGCGCATCGCTCGCGGCCGTCCGCTGGGAATCCTCAAGCTCGCGATGTCGCTCGACGGCCGAATCGCGGCTGAGGGCGGCGATTCGCGCTGGATCAGCACGGAGGAATCGCGCGCGATGGTTCATAGATGGCGGCGCGAGTGCGACGCGGTGATGGTCGGCGCGGGCACTGTTGCCGCGGACGACCCGCGCCTGACGTGCAGAATTGAGGGCGGACGCGATCCGGTGCGAGTCGTCGTCGATGCGAATTTGCGGACGCCGGCTGACGCAAAAGTATATCGCCAGCGCTCGACTGCGCCCGCGATCATCGCTACGACGCAGGCAAACCTGGCGTTCGCGAAAAAGAAATACGAACGCCGCGGGGTCGAGGCGATCGCGATCGCGGACCATGGCGGTGAAATCGCGCTCGATCGATTGATGCAGGAGTTCGGCGGGCGAGGATGGTCGCGCGTGCTGATCGAAGGCGGCGCGCGTCTCGCGGCGTCGGCGCTCAGAGCGGATGTTGTGGATCGGGTCGCATTTTTCGTCGCGCCGAAAATTATGGGCGCGGGCCTTCCGGCGATCGACGGGATGCATCTTACGAGAATCCGCGACGCGATTCAGTTGAGCGAATTGTCCGCGCGCCCGGTCGGCGTCGATTGGCTGTTCGAAGGCAAGGTCGTGCCGGCAAAGCGGCGACGAAAATGATGCCTGCGGCGAAGCATCGGGCCTTCATGCCTGCTGGTTAGCTTCGCAGACTGGTGGTAAGATTTTCAGCGGATTCGAAATCGATGGCAGCATCCTCACCAGAAGAAATTTTTGCGGCTCTTCGCGATGGCAAGATGGTCGTGATGATCGCCGAAGAGCGCGACGACGTCGAAGGCGACGTCGTGATGGCGGCTGAGAAAATCACGCCCGACCAGATCAACTTTATGGCGCGCGAGGCGCGCGGAATCGTCTCGGTCGCGATTATCGACAAGCGCTTCCGCGAGTTGGGCATCACGCTGGCGCCTTCGACCGACAACGGCAATTCGATCGAGCAGGCCGGCTCGCTGATCGATGCGCGCGAGGGCGCGACCACGGGCATTTCGGCGGGCGATCGCTCGCGGCTGATCAGCGTGGTGGCGGACGAAAAGTCCGGCCCCGAAGATATCGTGATGCCCGGCCATGTGCTGCCGCTTATGGCGTTATCGGGCGGCGTGATGATGCGGATGGGACGCGCGGAGGGCGCGGTCGATCTGATGCGCGCGGCGGGGATGGCGCCGGTCGCGGCGCTATGCACGCTGCTCCGCGAGGACGGCGAAGCGGCGCGGCTGATCGAGCTGAAGGAATTTGCGGCGAAGCACTCGATGCCGATCGCGCATATCAAGAACCTCGTTTCGTACCGCCTGACCAACGAAGTGCTGGTGCGGCGCGTCGCCGAGCAGCGATTTCCGATCGCGGGCGGCGTGCTGCAGGCGGTGGTGTTCAGGAACACGGTCGACGGCCGCGAGCATCTGGCGCTGATCAAGGGCAACGTCGGCGGCGGTCGCAACGCGCTGGTGCGGCTTCATTCGGAATGCCTGACGGGCGACGTGTTCGCGTCGTCACGATGCGACTGCGGCGATCAACTGCAGGAATCGCTCAATCGAATCATGGCGGCGGACTGCGGCGTCGTGATTTATCTTCATCAGGAAGGCCGCGGGATTGGACTCGGGAACAAGATTCGCGCCTACGCGTTGCAGGACGAGGGGATGGACACGGTCGAGGCGAATCTTCACCTGGGGTTCGACGAGGATTTGCGCGACTATGGAATCGGGGCGCAGATTCTGCGCGATTTGGGCGTCGGCGAAGTGCAATTGCTGACCAACAATCCGCACAAGATCGAGAGCCTCCGCCGTTATGGAGTGAACGTCGCGCGGGTTCCGATCGAGGTCACGCCGCACGCCGGCAATATCGGCTACCTGCGCACCAAGAAGGAAAAACTCGGCCATCTTTTCTCGGAACTGAAACTGATCACCTGAAACCTTAAGGTCGCGCCGCGCCGCGATTGCGCCGACGCGCTGGATTGACGTTTTCATTATGGGCTTAAGACATCTCGGGCGTGAGCTTGCGCTCAAGGCGCTCTATCGAGTCGATATTTGCGGCGGCGCCAGCAACGACGACCTCGTGCTGTTCTTCGAAACTTTTCCCGCCGAAGACAGCGCGCGAAGATTTGCCGTCCAGTTGCTCGAGGGAGTCCGCCGCGAACAGGACGTGCTCGACAAGCATCTGGCGGGCGCGCTCGAGCATTGGTCGATAAAGCGGCTCTCGCGAGTCGATCATAATGTGCTGCGAATGGCGCTCTACGAACTGCTGTTCATGCCGGATATCCCGGCGCGCGTGACGATGGACGAGGCAATCGAGCTGGCGAAACAGTACGGCGATATCGAATCGGGACGCTTCGTCAACGGCGTGCTCGACGAAATCGCAGGACGACTCGGACTCAGGCAAAAACTCGATGACCGGATTGCATCGACGCCTGAGTAAAGCGCTGGCGGTAGGCGCGCTGGCGCTCACGAGCGCCGCGGGCTGCGGCTATCACTTCGCGAGTTCCGGCGACGCGCTGCCGCCGGCGTCGGAAACCATCTACGTCAAGCGCTTCGAAAATCACACGCGCTCGACCGGCCTGAATGATGAGCTGGATCGATATATCAAGGACGAGATCGCGATGCACAAGCGGCTCAAGGTGGTGGACGATCCCGCGAATGCCGATCTCGAACTGACCGGCGATATCAAGTACACCAACGCGGTGCCGTCTAACTTCAACTCGGCGATCGAGCCGACGCTCTACAACAACAGCCTCGCGATATCGGTGGCGCTGCAGGACGTGCACAGCAAGAAAATGATCTGGAGCGCGCGCAACGTCGGCAACAGCCAGCATACGCCGGTGGTCGCCCAGACGGTCGTCACCACTACCCCGACTTTTCTGCAGCAGAATTTGCGCGGCGGCGACGTCGCGCAGATGACGGATATCGAGACGGCGCATTCGATGACCTTCGCGTCGCGCGACACGATGATGCAAAAAGTCGCGCAGAATCTTTATGCAGAAATGGCCGAGGGCTTTTAGCGCGCGCCGGGCCGCGATCGATGCCGCTTGAAAACGCGCTCGCGTACCTGCGCGCCGCCGCTTCAGGCCGGCGTATCCCGCCGGTCGCGGTAATCTTCGGCCCGCACGCGTTTCTGAGAGAGTTCATCCTCGACTCGATCGTGCGCGCGATCGTCGCCGACGGCTGCAAGTATCGCGGCTTCCAGATTGGCGCGGGCGACGATTACGGCGCGCTGCTGAATGAATTGCGCGCGCCCGACCTGTTCGCGCCGACGCTCGCGATCGCGTGCCGCGTGCTTCGGTCGCGCCGCGATCGCGCCGACGATGCCGACCCAGGTGATTCGCGCAGGCCGGGAAACGGCGCCGGAGAGCCGGCGCTGATCGAGGCGCTCGAGGATTTTCGCGGCCCGGGGCATCTGGTGCTGCTTTACGAGCGCGACAACGCGCCCGCCAAGGTCCGGCGCGCGGTCGAGAAGTCGGCCCTGATGGTCAATTGTATGCGGCCCTTCGACAACCAGATCGATCAATACGTGCTCGCGTTCGCCGCGTCGCTCGGCCTCAAGTTGTCGCCGGCGGCGACTGACATGCTGATTTCGCGCCACGGCGGCGATATCGCGGCGATCGCCAACGCGCTGTCGAAGGTGACGATCTTCACGGAGCCGGGCAAGCCGGTGCAGCCGGGCGACCTCGACGAGCCGGGCGCGAGGCGGATGCCCGAGCAGTTCGAACTGGCAGAAAGCCTGGCGAACGGACGAACGTCTGCGACGCTTGCGCAACTCGGGCGCGCGTTTTCGCTCGGCCGCGACGGTTTCGAGATCCTGGCGGTCGAGATCATCCCGGTGATGCGCCGCATGATGATCGCGGCGGCACTGCTTGGTTCGGGCGGAAACAGCGGCAGCGTCGCGGCGGCGCTCGGGATGCCTCCGCAGAGCGGGATGGTGACGCGCGCGATCGAGGGTGCGCGACGCTTCGGGCTCCGGCGCCTGGAGCGAGCCTACTGGCGGGCGTGCGCGATGGACGCGGGCTTCAAGAACGGCCTGATGAAGGAGCGCGAGCAGGCGCTCGCCGGGCTGCTGCTCGATCTGATGTCGCGCCCCGAGTAGTCGCCGCGGCAATTACTGCGGGCGGCTGGGAGGTTGCGGCTGCTGGAGGCGGACCTGCTGCACCATGTTCGCGATCTCGCGGCTCAGGTCGCCGGTATCACGGCTCAGAGCGGCGACAGCTTCGGTCGTATCGCCAGGCTTCGACGGCTGTGAGAAGTTCGATTCGGCGGTGTAAAGAATCTTGCTGCCGTCGCCGTTGCGAATCGTCCATTTGGCGCTCAATTGTGCACTGCCCTGCACGTCGGTCTCGAAGCGATAAACTTCGACCTGCACCTGCAGATCGATCAGCGTGGTCGCGTACCACGGGAACACGACTATCTGCTGAGTGCCGAGGTGCGCGGCGAGATCGCGCGCGAGCACCCGCGCGAAATTTTTTTCGAGCGATTCACCCCATCGATCGTTCTTCGAAAACTCGAGCCGGTTTTCCGCCGCGCGGATCACTACCTCGTTGCGATCGAGATAGGCCGGCAGCTTGACGGGGCCGAGTCCGAGGGTCAGCCCGCCGCTCGAACCTGGCGAGGATGGCGGCGCCGGTGCGGCTGAAGCCGGCGTCAGTACATAGAATTTAGGCGGCTCGGGGCGCGGTCCGAAAATCAAGCTGGCGCATCCGAAGGCCGCGACTCCCGAGAGGCAAATCGCGCAGAAGTAGAGGAGCCGGATCTTCGAGGTCATCGTCACTCCTGACTCGAGTCGCGCCCGCGCAGCAGCGCGTTGGGGTTGAGTTTGATGTAGTCAGCGAGTTCCTTGATCGAGTGCGCCGCCGCCGACACGTCCTGCAGCGTTTGCAGCGCCTGATAGTTGAGCGGCGAGCCCGGCTGGATCGTCGTATTCACGGTGCCGAGCGTGACGCGCGCCTGCTGCACCGCGAGATCGGTTGAGTCCGAAGTTTTTTGCAGGCTGGTCGATAGCGGCCCGACACGAGTATCGACATTGTCAAACGTCTGGCGCACCGAACCCATGGTTTGGCCAAGTTGTGCGCGGGTGTTTTCGAGGTTTGATACAGCGACCTTGAGCTGCGGTGTCGTCATTATCTGCTTGATCGAATCGAGTGTCGCGCTGGCATCGGAGAACACAGCGTTGAAATCCACTTTGTCGAGTTTTTCGACGATGCGAATCGCGACCGCCTGCACCTGCTCGAGCGCGTTGGGTATCGACGGGATTTCCTGCAGTGGAGCGCCGGGTGGCGAGATCATTTTGATCGGGGTCTCCGGTTCGATATCGAGCGCGACGTAAAGCAACCCCGTGACGAAACTGTCCATCCCGAGTTGCGCGCGCATCCCCTCCTTGATCAGGTTGGGAATCGTGTGCGGATCGCTCAAATCGATCGTATTGCCGCCGTGGCTCAGAATCTTCTCCTCATCGAGCGCGATTATCACCGGGATTCGAACGTCGGCGGAGATTTGCCCGCTCTGCCGATTCACCGCCTGATCGAGCCGCAGCCGAATCTGCGAAACCTGTCCGATTTCGACGCCCTTGAACTTGACCGCCGCGCCGACGCGAAGACCGTTGACGTCGCCGGCGAAGTAGATGACAAACTCATGGGTAGCGCGGAACAGCCGTCCGGAGCCGAACACCGCGAGCGCTCCGACCACCAGGCCCAAAGCTCCCAGCACGAACATCCCGACGGTCGCGGGATTAACTCTCTTGCCCATGATTCCTCGCTGAACTTTCCGGCTTCTCGCCCTCGCCGCCGCGCGTAAGGAAAGTCTGCACGCGAGGGTCGGTCGAATGAGCGAGCAGTTCTCTGGGATTGCCGGTCGCGATCATCGTGCGGCTTTCCGCGTCGAGAAAGGCGCCGTTATTTGCTATTGCGAAAATGCTGGGCAACTCGTGGGTCACGACGACTACGGTGGCGCCCAGATTATCTCGAAGCTCGAGGATCAGGTCGTCGAGCAGGCGGGAACTGATCGGATCCAAACCGGCGGACGGTTCGTCGAAAAATAGAATTTCCGGGTCGAGCGCAATCGCGCGCGCGAGTCCGGCCCGCTTCTGCATCCCGCCGCTGATCTGGCTCGGATAGTAATCCTCGAAGCCCTTGAGCCCGACCAGCGCCAGCTTGAGCGCCGCCACCTCGCGAATCTCGTCCGGGTTCAGGTCCGTAAACTGGCCGAGCGGCAAGCCCACGTTCTCCGCCAGCGTCATCGAACTCCAGAGCGCGCCGCCCTGGTACAGCACGCCGAAGCGCCGGAGTTCGGCTTCGCGCTCGGCCGGCTGGGCTTTGGTGAAATTGAAATCGCGGTAGAGGACTTCGCCCTTGGCCGGCTCGAGCAGTCCGAGCATGTGGCGCAGCAAGGTGCTTTTGCCGCATCCGCTGCCGCCCATGATGACGAAGATGTCGTGCGGATTGACCTTGAAATTGAGATCCTTCATCACGACAAAAGTGCCGAATGCCATGGTCAGATTGCGCACCGTTATAGTCGGCGTCTGATCCTTGGCGTCGGTTGCGGTTGCGGTCGGCGTTGTCGCTGGTGTGGTCATCTAGGCGAGGGTTCTCGTGAATGGATTTCAGCTCAGATGCCCAGGATGTTGAAGAGGAAAGCGAAG
This genomic interval from Candidatus Binatus sp. contains the following:
- a CDS encoding MlaD family protein translates to MGKRVNPATVGMFVLGALGLVVGALAVFGSGRLFRATHEFVIYFAGDVNGLRVGAAVKFKGVEIGQVSQIRLRLDQAVNRQSGQISADVRIPVIIALDEEKILSHGGNTIDLSDPHTIPNLIKEGMRAQLGMDSFVTGLLYVALDIEPETPIKMISPPGAPLQEIPSIPNALEQVQAVAIRIVEKLDKVDFNAVFSDASATLDSIKQIMTTPQLKVAVSNLENTRAQLGQTMGSVRQTFDNVDTRVGPLSTSLQKTSDSTDLAVQQARVTLGTVNTTIQPGSPLNYQALQTLQDVSAAAHSIKELADYIKLNPNALLRGRDSSQE
- a CDS encoding ABC transporter ATP-binding protein, which gives rise to MTTPATTPTATATDAKDQTPTITVRNLTMAFGTFVVMKDLNFKVNPHDIFVIMGGSGCGKSTLLRHMLGLLEPAKGEVLYRDFNFTKAQPAEREAELRRFGVLYQGGALWSSMTLAENVGLPLGQFTDLNPDEIREVAALKLALVGLKGFEDYYPSQISGGMQKRAGLARAIALDPEILFFDEPSAGLDPISSRLLDDLILELRDNLGATVVVVTHELPSIFAIANNGAFLDAESRTMIATGNPRELLAHSTDPRVQTFLTRGGEGEKPESSARNHGQES